One Nyctibius grandis isolate bNycGra1 chromosome 17, bNycGra1.pri, whole genome shotgun sequence genomic window carries:
- the LOC137671498 gene encoding forkhead box protein L2-like, giving the protein MGEAEPGERRAAAAGSPVAAEGLQKPPYSYVALIAMAIRASPEQRLPLSGIYAYIAGRFPYYRGGAKGWQNSVRHNLSLNPCFRRLPRRPGPAASRRGGDWALDPAFQDMFPGGDYRRRRRPRRPPPPPPPAAAAAPPPAAAAVPWPLPLPPPPLPGGPAGCPHGHCAALALPLPRGCRCPEVPGWGPPAFLGSPPGLPAWPLAGGAGARAALRPAELDLGVTCDLGAKLSSSFK; this is encoded by the coding sequence ATGGGGGAAGCGGAGCCCGGAgagcggcgggcggcggcggcgggcagcccgGTCGCGGCGGAGGGGCTGCAGAAGCCGCCCTACTCCTACGTGGCGTTGATCGCCATGGCCATCCGGGCCAGCCCCGAGCAGCGGCTGCCCCTCAGCGGCATCTACGCCTACATCGCGGGGCGCTTCCCCTACTACCGCGGCGGCGCCAAGGGCTGGCAGAACAGCGTCCGCCACAACCTCAGCCTCAACCCCTGCTTCCgccgcctgccccgccgccccgggcccgccgcctcccgccgcggcggcgACTGGGCGCTGGACCCCGCCTTCCAGGACATGTTCCCGGGGGGCGActaccgccgccgccgccgcccgcgccgccccccgccgccgccgccgcccgccgccgccgccgcgccgccccccgccgccgccgccgttcCTTGGCCGCTGCCGCTGCCTCCGCCGCCGCTTCCCGGCGGCCCCGCCGGCTGCCCGCACGGTCACTGCGCGGCGCTGGCGCTgccgctgccccggggctgccgctGCCCCGAGGTGCCCGGCTGGGGCCCGCCCGCCTTCCTGGGGTCgccgccggggctgcccgccTGGCCGCTCGCCGGTGGTGCCGGGGCGAGGGCGGCTCTGCGCCCGGCCGAGCTGGACCTCGGGGTAACCTGCGACCTGGGGGCGAAGCTGTCCTCCTCCTTTAAATGA
- the TMEM201 gene encoding transmembrane protein 201 isoform X2 has protein sequence MEHLNHVVSGATTFCDPAKPQQWVNSQILLCKKCNSHQTMKIKQLASFSPRKEGKYDEEIEVYKHHLEQTYKLCRPCQAAVEYYIKHQNRQLRALLLSHNFKRRETDKTYAQNLCSSSSSASITTPAHVVFLRFLAFLSCALLVLMALYGPGDPFLLSAGVPPPVSSGPASIQSTTDTSSHADLENGTSMMVTRWQELLRLLPEEMVEKLSASWAYTKNHQMAVAVLGLFTCLLAMFLAGRIRLRRIDAFASVLWFIVMSLHLAVRYLKTETPNWLDTAKFVTTSLCCLVGFTTAVATRKSTGHGRYRPRRYLSGDSITVFPSGTGTGFPSSAASLFVPTPPSILQLTNQQLFRSPRRTSSSSLPGRLNRALSLGTIPSLARADSGYLFSGSRPASQSSQSKESPTSEHFPLLSSSCAPSRIPSPAPSVAGSVTSSSGSLRYRRPLISPARLNLKGQKLLLFPSQNEALLTPTSSEEHTHSDSNIFATELSSFPKKNLSERGMHDMRSAMEAGSICSDNSLKKEDRSSHSSTCVVDTTTKGEDLAGWRGRFGNSCLRGLLAVSLILNAIFTSAYVYRSLH, from the exons ATGGAACACCTTAACCATGTTGTGTCGGGTGCTACGACTTTCTGTGATCCTGCCAAACCTCAACAGTGGGTGAACAGCCAAATTCTGCTTTGCAAGAAATGCAACAGCCATCAAACCATGAAGATCAAACAGCTGGCTTCGTTCTCACCAAGGAAGGAG GGCAAATATGATGAGGAGATTGAGGTGTATAAGCACCATCTGGAGCAGACCTACAAGCTGTGCCGTCCATGCCAGGCTGCTGTGGAGTATTACATAAAACATCAGAATCGGCAGCTCCGGGCGCTGCTGCTCAGCCACAATTTCAAACGCCGTGAGACAGACAAGACCTATGCTCAG AATTTATGttcatcctcctcttctgcttccaTAACCACACCAGCTCACGTGGTATTTCTGCGGTTCTTGGCCTTCCTCAGCTGTGCATTACTGGTTCTGATGGCCTTGTATGGACCAGGTGACCCCTTCTTACTCAGTGCAGGAGTCCCTCCTCCTGTCTCCTCTGGTCCAGCATCCATTCAGAGCACGACTGACACAAGCTCACATGCAGACTTGGAAAATGGCACTTCCATGATGGTGACCcgctggcaggagctgctccGCCTGCTCCCAGAAGAGATGGTGGAGAAACTGAGTGCTTCATGGGCTTACACAAAGAATCACCAGATGGCAGTCGCTGTCCTTGGGCTGTTCACCTGCCTGTTGGCCATGTTCTTAGCTGGGCGGATCAG GCTCCGGAGAATTGATGCGTTTGCTTCAGTCTTGTGGTTCATAGTGATGAGTCTGCACTTAGCTGTGAGGTACCTGAAGACGGAAACACCCAACTGGCTTGACACAGCCAAATTTGTCACCACATCCTTGTGCTGCTTGGTGGGCTTCACCACAGCAGTGGCCACGCGGAAGTCAACGGGCCATGGGAGATACCGGCCCCGAAG GTACCTTTCTGGGGATTCGATTACTGTCTTTCCCAGTGGCACTGGGACTGGCTTCCCTTCTTCTGCTGCGTCCCTCTTTGTCCCAACACCACCCAGTATTCTCCAGCTGACAAACCAACAGCTCTTCAGATCCCCACGCAGaacttcttcttcctctcttcctggtCGTCTCAACAGAGCACTCTCGCTGGGTACCATCCCCTCCTTGGCCAGAGCGG atTCTGGCTACTTGTTCAGTGGAAGTCGACCCGCCTCGCAGTCATCTCAGTCCAAGGAATCTCCTACATCAG agcaCTTCCCCCTGCTGTCCAGCAGCTGTGCTCCCTCCCGCATCCCCTCTCCTGCACCATCCGTGGCTGGCTCTGTGACTTCCAGCTCAGGTTCCTTGCGGTACCGCCGGCCGCTCATCAGCCCTGCCCGCCTGAACCTGAAAGGACAGAAACTGCTGCTCTTCCCATCTCAGAATGAGGCTCTGCTCACCCCAACGAGCTCAGAGGAGCACACCCACTCAGACAGCAACATCTTTGCCACCGAGTTGTCCTCCTTTCCAAAGAAGAACCTCAGTGAGCGGGGAATGCACG aTATGAGATCTGCTATGGAAGCAGGGAGTATTTGCAGTGACAATTCCCTCAAAAAGGAGGATCGCTCATCACACTCATCTACCTGTGTGGTAGACACAACTACCAAAGGTGAAGATTTGGCAGGCTGGAGAG GTCGTTTTGGTAACTCCTGTCTCCGAGGTCTTCTAGCTGTGAGTCTGATTCTCAACGCTATCTTCACATCAGCCTATGTCTACCGGAGCCTGCACTGA
- the TMEM201 gene encoding transmembrane protein 201 isoform X1, with protein MAAALAWGSGMEGDGALLARSPTGGLGVTVCAAAVGLLLCRIARRRKPTHVTVNCWFCNQDTVVPYGNRNCWDCPNCEQYNGFQENGDYNKPIPAQYMEHLNHVVSGATTFCDPAKPQQWVNSQILLCKKCNSHQTMKIKQLASFSPRKEGKYDEEIEVYKHHLEQTYKLCRPCQAAVEYYIKHQNRQLRALLLSHNFKRRETDKTYAQNLCSSSSSASITTPAHVVFLRFLAFLSCALLVLMALYGPGDPFLLSAGVPPPVSSGPASIQSTTDTSSHADLENGTSMMVTRWQELLRLLPEEMVEKLSASWAYTKNHQMAVAVLGLFTCLLAMFLAGRIRLRRIDAFASVLWFIVMSLHLAVRYLKTETPNWLDTAKFVTTSLCCLVGFTTAVATRKSTGHGRYRPRRYLSGDSITVFPSGTGTGFPSSAASLFVPTPPSILQLTNQQLFRSPRRTSSSSLPGRLNRALSLGTIPSLARADSGYLFSGSRPASQSSQSKESPTSEHFPLLSSSCAPSRIPSPAPSVAGSVTSSSGSLRYRRPLISPARLNLKGQKLLLFPSQNEALLTPTSSEEHTHSDSNIFATELSSFPKKNLSERGMHDMRSAMEAGSICSDNSLKKEDRSSHSSTCVVDTTTKGEDLAGWRGRFGNSCLRGLLAVSLILNAIFTSAYVYRSLH; from the exons GAGGAAGCCCACACACGTGACAGTGAACTGCTGGTTCTGCAATCAGGACACGGTGGTGCCATACGGGAATCGCAACTGCTGGGATTGCCCCAACTGTGAGCAGTACAACGGCTTCCAAGAG AATGGAGACTACAACAAGCCCATCCCTGCTCAGTACATGGAACACCTTAACCATGTTGTGTCGGGTGCTACGACTTTCTGTGATCCTGCCAAACCTCAACAGTGGGTGAACAGCCAAATTCTGCTTTGCAAGAAATGCAACAGCCATCAAACCATGAAGATCAAACAGCTGGCTTCGTTCTCACCAAGGAAGGAG GGCAAATATGATGAGGAGATTGAGGTGTATAAGCACCATCTGGAGCAGACCTACAAGCTGTGCCGTCCATGCCAGGCTGCTGTGGAGTATTACATAAAACATCAGAATCGGCAGCTCCGGGCGCTGCTGCTCAGCCACAATTTCAAACGCCGTGAGACAGACAAGACCTATGCTCAG AATTTATGttcatcctcctcttctgcttccaTAACCACACCAGCTCACGTGGTATTTCTGCGGTTCTTGGCCTTCCTCAGCTGTGCATTACTGGTTCTGATGGCCTTGTATGGACCAGGTGACCCCTTCTTACTCAGTGCAGGAGTCCCTCCTCCTGTCTCCTCTGGTCCAGCATCCATTCAGAGCACGACTGACACAAGCTCACATGCAGACTTGGAAAATGGCACTTCCATGATGGTGACCcgctggcaggagctgctccGCCTGCTCCCAGAAGAGATGGTGGAGAAACTGAGTGCTTCATGGGCTTACACAAAGAATCACCAGATGGCAGTCGCTGTCCTTGGGCTGTTCACCTGCCTGTTGGCCATGTTCTTAGCTGGGCGGATCAG GCTCCGGAGAATTGATGCGTTTGCTTCAGTCTTGTGGTTCATAGTGATGAGTCTGCACTTAGCTGTGAGGTACCTGAAGACGGAAACACCCAACTGGCTTGACACAGCCAAATTTGTCACCACATCCTTGTGCTGCTTGGTGGGCTTCACCACAGCAGTGGCCACGCGGAAGTCAACGGGCCATGGGAGATACCGGCCCCGAAG GTACCTTTCTGGGGATTCGATTACTGTCTTTCCCAGTGGCACTGGGACTGGCTTCCCTTCTTCTGCTGCGTCCCTCTTTGTCCCAACACCACCCAGTATTCTCCAGCTGACAAACCAACAGCTCTTCAGATCCCCACGCAGaacttcttcttcctctcttcctggtCGTCTCAACAGAGCACTCTCGCTGGGTACCATCCCCTCCTTGGCCAGAGCGG atTCTGGCTACTTGTTCAGTGGAAGTCGACCCGCCTCGCAGTCATCTCAGTCCAAGGAATCTCCTACATCAG agcaCTTCCCCCTGCTGTCCAGCAGCTGTGCTCCCTCCCGCATCCCCTCTCCTGCACCATCCGTGGCTGGCTCTGTGACTTCCAGCTCAGGTTCCTTGCGGTACCGCCGGCCGCTCATCAGCCCTGCCCGCCTGAACCTGAAAGGACAGAAACTGCTGCTCTTCCCATCTCAGAATGAGGCTCTGCTCACCCCAACGAGCTCAGAGGAGCACACCCACTCAGACAGCAACATCTTTGCCACCGAGTTGTCCTCCTTTCCAAAGAAGAACCTCAGTGAGCGGGGAATGCACG aTATGAGATCTGCTATGGAAGCAGGGAGTATTTGCAGTGACAATTCCCTCAAAAAGGAGGATCGCTCATCACACTCATCTACCTGTGTGGTAGACACAACTACCAAAGGTGAAGATTTGGCAGGCTGGAGAG GTCGTTTTGGTAACTCCTGTCTCCGAGGTCTTCTAGCTGTGAGTCTGATTCTCAACGCTATCTTCACATCAGCCTATGTCTACCGGAGCCTGCACTGA